One window from the genome of Oryza glaberrima chromosome 3, OglaRS2, whole genome shotgun sequence encodes:
- the LOC127767769 gene encoding uncharacterized protein LOC127767769 isoform X2: MSPQALLLAAAAAAIVVAGAASAAGGGVQPNGAANDLLPKYGLPRGLIPDSVASYSFDEATGEFEIHLAGTCYVWFGSHLVYYERSVRGRLSYGAISDLSGIQAKKLFLWVSVTGIVAHPDQGTVEFQVGFVSEALPASQFDAVPACGAGAQLRGAAGVIRELGLLPVAEA; encoded by the coding sequence ATGTCTCCTCaagctctcctcctcgccgccgccgccgccgccatcgtcgtcgccggcgccgcctccgcggccggcggcggcgtccagccGAACGGCGCGGCGAACGACCTCCTCCCGAAGTACGGCCTCCCCAGGGGCCTCATCCCGGACTCCGTCGCCTCCTACAGCTTCGACGAGGCCACGGGGGAGTTCGAGATCCACCTGGCGGGGACCTGCTACGTCTGGTTCGGCTCCCACCTCGTCTACTACGAGAGGAGCGTCCGCGGCCGCCTCTCGTACGGCGCCATCTCCGACCTCTCCGGCATCCAGGCCAAGAAGCTCTTCCTCTGGGTCTCCGTCACCGGGATCGTCGCGCACCCGGACCAGGGCACCGTCGAGTTCCAGGTCGGCTTCGTCTCCGAGGCGCTCCCGGCGTCGCAGTTCGACGCGGTGCCCgcctgcggcgccggcgcgcagcTCCGCGGCGCTGCCGGGGTTATCCGGGAGCTTGGCCTGCTCCCCGTGGCTGAG
- the LOC127767769 gene encoding uncharacterized protein LOC127767769 isoform X1, with protein MSPLTTILLLAAAVGATCATSATASAAPLHGIANDLLPEYGLPRGLIPETIASYTFDNDTGDFEIRLTSTCYIWFGSHLAYFEDAIRGRIAYGTITGLSGIQAQKFFVWVSITTIVAHPDQGTVEFRAGFISEALPESDFAEVPVCGAGARLRGAAGLARQLGLQLPAVAEA; from the coding sequence ATGTCTCCTCTCaccaccatcctcctcctcgccgccgccgtcggcgccacctgcgccacctccgccaccgcctcggccGCGCCGCTCCACGGCATAGCGAACGACCTCCTCCCGGAGTACGGCCTCCCGCGGGGGCTGATCCCGGAGACGATCGCGTCCTACACCTTCGACAACGACACGGGGGACTTCGAGATCCGGCTGACGAGCACCTGCTACATCTGGTTCGGCTCCCACCTCGCCTACTTCGAGGACGCCATCCGCGGCCGGATCGCGTACGGCACCATCACGGGGCTCTCCGGGATCCAGGCGCAGAAGTTCTTCGTCTGGGTCTCCATCACCACCATCGTCGCCCACCCCGACCAGGGCACCGTCGAGTTCCGGGCGGGGTTCATCTCCGAGGCGCTGCCGGAGTCGGACTTCGCCGAGGTCCCCgtctgcggcgccggcgcgcggctccgcggcgccgccgggctcGCACGCCAGCTCGGCCTGCagctccccgccgtcgccgag
- the LOC127767788 gene encoding uncharacterized protein LOC127767788, whose product MGTCVSRPSACVGGKPHTPRSGEAARAGGGARRRRRRGKSGRRKAPSRAASMETIQEGDIVPGSPPPPVASAAASSGAAGDHRTYSNPAFQVSGSIEEAWYDSFAMSESDGEDDFHSVQDDAFSLNGFENDAALSTRDANGGSFNGSSHSSEQHYRKPRSSELSRGNLENGVRSSVSHEDVASVSAEDSAHGGGGRILDDCGLLPNNCLPCIASAVGVNEKKRPLSTSPTHSMKMPSLKLSFKKKSGEAHPSSTLLSTKDFLERPLAGSQVQLCLLEKKILNSWSHIDPGTFRVRGSNYFRDKKKELAPNYAAYYPFGVDVYLSPQKLNHISRYVQLPDVQISSKLPPLLVVNVQVPLYPASLFQNEIDGEGMSFVLYFRLSDAYSKELPPSFIENIRKLVDDHVEKVKAFPMETTIPFRERLKILGRVANLEDLPLSAAERKLMHAYNEKPVLSRPQHEFYLGDNYFEVDIDMHRFSYISRKGFETFLDRLKICMLDVGLTIQGNKAEELPEQILCCVRLNGIDYTQYKPLMTHGA is encoded by the exons atgGGGACGTGCGTGTCGCGGCCGAGCGCGTGCGTGGGGGGGAAGCCCCACACGCCGCGGtcgggggaggcggcgcgggcgggcgggggggcgaggcggcggaggcggagggggaagTCCGGCCGGAGGAAGGCCCCGTCGCGGGCCGCGTCGATGGAGACCATCCAGGAGGGTGACATCGTGCCTggctccccgcctccgccggtcgcctccgccgccgcctcctccggtgCCGCCGGGGATCACCGGACCTACAGCAACCCCGCGTTCCAAG TTTCCGGGAGCATCGAGGAGGCATGGTACGACTCGTTTGCCATGAGCGAGTCGGACGGGGAGGACGATTTCCACAGCGTGCAAGATG ATGCTTTTTCGTTGAATGGGTTCGAGAACGATGCGGCATTGAGCACGAGAGATGCCAATGGGGGGAGCTTCAACGGAAGCTCACATTCATCGGAGCAGCACTACAGAAAGCCGAGGTCCAGCGAGCTGTCAAGGGGGAATTTGGAGAATGGTGTGCGGTCCTCTGTGAGCCATGAGGATGTGGCAAGTGTTTCAGCTGAGGATAGTGCACACGGCGGTGGAGGAAGGATACTGGACGACTGTGGCCTCCTGCCAAACAATTGTTTGCCTTGTATTGCCTCCGCTGTTGGTGTAAATGAGAAGAAGAGACCACTTTCCACAAGCCCAACTCATTCCATGAAGATGCCCTCCTTGAAGCTCTCATTCAAGAAGAAGTCTGGAGAAGCTCATCCTTCTTCCACACTAT TGTCTACAAAGGATTTCCTTGAAAGGCCTCTAGCAGGTTCTCAAGTTCAGTTATGCTTACTGGAAAAGAAAATACTGAACAGCTGGTCTCATATTGATCCTGGCACTTTCCGAGTCCGTGGGTCAAACTATTTTAG ggatAAAAAGAAAGAGCTTGCTCCAAATTATGCAGCGTACTACCCATTTGGAGTTGATGTATACTTGTCACCGCAAAAACTCAACCATATATCCCGATATGTTCAACTTCCCGATGTTCAAATCTCCAGTAAACTCCCACCACTTTTGGTGGTCAATGTACAG GTTCCACTATATCCTGCCTCATTATTTCAAAATGAAATCGATGGAGAAGGGATGAGCTTTGTTTTGTATTTTAGGCTCTCCGATGCTTACTCAAAAGAACTACCCCCATCATTTATAGAGAATATCAGA AAATTAGTTGATGATCATGTAGAAAAGGTGAAAGCGTTTCCGATGGAAACAACCATACCATTTCGAGAACGGCTAAAGATACTTGGCCGGGTGGCAAATCTGGAGGACCTTCCTTTAAGTGCGGCAGAAAGGAAGCTAATGCATGCATACAATGAGAAGCCTGTGCTTTCTAGACCTCAACACGAGTTTTACCTG GGTGACAACTACTTTGAGGTTGACATTGACATGCATAGGTTTAGCTACATCTCAAGGAAAGGTTTCGAAACATTTTTGGACAGGCTAAAAATATGCATGCTAGATGTTGGTCTAACCATTCAG GGAAATAAAGCTGAAGAATTGCCTGAGCAGATTTTATGCTGTGTTAGGTTGAATGGGATAGATTACACACAATATAAGCCACTGATGACACATGGGGCCTGA
- the LOC127765061 gene encoding uncharacterized protein LOC127765061, which produces MPLPLLLLLLLLLGGAAAAEEPPAAPSSSPPPHKNATLSEILPRYGLPPGLFPASVTAFSLAANGSLAVDLGGPCYAHYEYLTYFEPRVTGVLRYGSLTGLSGVKVRRFLVWFDVVRVKVDLPPPPRYVYLDIGWITRKLPADEFESPHECEDSKKCRLSSALATVAAWFQNFFAQF; this is translated from the exons ATgccgcttcccctcctcctcctcctcctcctcctcctcggcggcgccgccgcggcggaggagcccccggcggcgccctcctcctcccctccgccgcacAAGAACGCGACGCTCTCCGAGATCCTCCCGCGCTACGGCCTGCCTCCGGGGCTGTTCCCCGCCAGCGTCACCGccttctccctcgccgccaacggcagcctcgccgtcgacctcggGGGGCCCTGCTACGCCCACTACGAGTACCTCACCTACTTCGAGCCCCGCGTCACGGGGGTCCTCCGCTACGGCTCCCTCACCGGCCTCTCCGGGGTCAAGGTCCGCCGCTTCCTCGTCTGGTTCGACGTCGTCCGCGTCAAGGtcgacctcccgccgcccccgcgctaCGTCTACCTCGACATCGGCTGGATCACCCGCAAGCTCCCCGCCGACGAGTTCGAGTCCCCCCACGAGTGCGAGGACTCCAAGAAATGCCGCCTCTCGTCCGCGCTCGCCACGGTCGCCGCGTGGTTCCAG AACTTCTTTGCCCAGTTTTAG